From the genome of Amycolatopsis sp. NBC_01488, one region includes:
- a CDS encoding VWA domain-containing protein, producing the protein MSLTGFAAPWWFLLLIVVAAVAIGYVLAQRARRKRTMRFANLALLEKVAPKSQGWIRHLPAVLIVLSLLVLTVALAGPTAEQKVPRNRATVILVIDVSLSMEATDVVPTRLKAAQDAATQFARNMTPGINLGLISFAGTATVLVNPTTDRNGVIKAIENLKLAQSTATGEGIFAALQSVESFSSVVGGADGPPPARIVLMSDGKQTVPEDLYAARGGYTAAQAAKQAGVPISSISFGTTHGSVDIDGKAQPVSVDDESLREIARLSGGDFYKAASAEELKKVYADLGEQIGYELKDADASKPWVVVGTLFLMLGAAASLFWGQRLP; encoded by the coding sequence GTGAGCTTGACGGGGTTCGCTGCGCCGTGGTGGTTCCTGCTGCTGATCGTCGTCGCGGCGGTCGCGATCGGGTACGTCCTGGCGCAGCGCGCGCGGCGGAAGCGGACCATGCGGTTCGCGAACCTGGCGCTGCTGGAGAAGGTCGCGCCGAAGAGCCAGGGCTGGATCCGGCACTTGCCCGCGGTGCTGATCGTGCTGTCACTGCTGGTCCTCACCGTGGCGCTGGCCGGGCCGACCGCCGAGCAGAAGGTGCCGCGCAACCGGGCGACCGTGATCCTGGTGATCGACGTGTCGCTGTCGATGGAGGCCACCGACGTCGTGCCGACGCGGCTGAAGGCGGCGCAGGACGCGGCGACGCAGTTCGCGCGGAACATGACCCCGGGCATCAACCTGGGCCTGATCTCGTTCGCGGGCACGGCGACCGTGCTGGTCAACCCGACGACCGACCGCAACGGCGTGATCAAGGCGATCGAGAACCTGAAGCTGGCCCAGTCGACAGCAACCGGTGAAGGCATCTTCGCGGCCCTGCAGTCGGTGGAGAGCTTCTCCAGCGTCGTGGGCGGAGCCGACGGACCGCCGCCGGCCCGGATAGTGCTGATGTCCGACGGCAAGCAGACGGTGCCGGAAGACCTGTACGCCGCCCGCGGCGGCTACACGGCGGCGCAGGCGGCGAAGCAGGCCGGCGTGCCGATCTCGTCGATCTCGTTCGGCACGACGCACGGCTCGGTCGACATCGACGGCAAGGCCCAGCCGGTGAGCGTCGACGACGAATCCCTGCGCGAGATCGCGAGGCTGTCGGGCGGCGACTTCTACAAGGCGGCCAGCGCCGAGGAGCTGAAGAAGGTCTACGCGGACCTCGGCGAGCAGATCGGCTACGAGCTGAAGGACGCCGACGCGAGCAAGCCGTGGGTGGTCGTGGGGACGCTGTTCCTCATGCTGGGCGCGGCGGCCAGCCTGTTCTGGGGCCAGCGGCTCCCGTGA